Below is a window of Halococcus salsus DNA.
TGCTCCTGTTCACCGCCCCGACGCGGGCGTCGATTGCTCCTGCGGTGCTCGCAGTTGCCATCCCGTTTATCGTCACTATCGGGCTTGCGCCAATCGTCGTGCTCGCGTCCTCGATTCTCCGACTCGCCACCCTCACCGGACAAGACACTGCCATGTATTCGTTTGTCTCCTCGTTCGAGGGCTGACGCCACTCGCGTTCGGATTCAACAGGATCTGAACTCAGACGGGTTTGTTCCTCTATATGGTACCATTCATGGACGGCAATGAATTCGAACAGCAACTCCACCAGCTCGTTGCAAAGGCAGACGAAAACGATGTTTCCGTTCGTGGGAGCTACGACCTCCAAACTGGTAACGCCAACAACCGAAGACTCCAACTCGAAATCACGGAGGTTGCCAGTGATACTGGAGTCAGGCTCCTCTCGAGAGAATAACTCGCAGCACTGATTCCGAGGGATATTCTATTATTGGTCGAAGAACAGTCGACCTCCATTACTATCCATGTCTTCCGTTCTTTCCTTTGCGTGTAGATTATCCAATGAGGCGCGGAGGGACAGAGAGTTTTGGAATTGGAGGGCGGTTTAGAGTTCCAAACTTCTCTGACATCATCCAACCACCACCCTTCGTGTCCATTCCCTTATAACGAATATAGAACTAACTGAGAGTCAACTGTTAATGTGTGAGAGCTGTGGCGTTGTTCGTCCCGTTCGTAACATGGCAAACAAAATGATACCTCACCGGTGGGATAGGCTTCTAACGTTTATGAGGTTGTCACCGACCCCGGCCTACTCGCGCTGACGCGCTCGTTGAGGCTGGGGCTTGCATGGCGGACGTTGGAGGCTTTGTAGCGTCCTTCGCCCTTGTTTGCTGGTGCGGTCGGCCAGCAGCGGCAATTTAATTGGACGTGTCCTCGGACCTTCATGCCTTCCGTCCCACACCGCGTTCGGGAAGGTGTTCGGTCGTCGTCGTTCCGTCCTTCGGGGGCACGGTGACTGGTGCCCGCCACCGCCGAGATAACCCGTCCTTGGCCACTCGGAAACGTGGCCGGGCACCCCTTACGGGGCTGTCTGGTGCCCGTCGGTGGTTGTCCGAAGATACGGGTTATCAAGGCCTAAGTCTTGCGGTTCCGGTGTTTGTGCCCAGCTATACGAACGCTCTCCTCCCCTCCCTACTCGCTCGCTCCTTGAGGAAGGGGACTCCGCGCTACCGACGGTGTTGAAGAACTAGGGTGTTTAAAGAAAAGTCCGATAACCCATTTGAACCCTGCTATTTTTGAACCGCTGAACAGAGTGCTTTCAGGAGCAAGCACTATTCCTAATCGCTTTCTCTATTGATAGGGACCATCACAACACCTTCTGCTGACTTCAAGCTGCCAGACGAAATCACCAATGTGATATCAGAGTCAGTCACTCTCAAAGAATGCATATGGCTATGAGTGACACCGGACCAGAATCTACGATACGCGAACGAACTGGTGGCGGTCGGCTTCGACTCTGGGTGTTGCTCACTGCAGACCGAACCCTCATCGCGGGGCTATTGACGGTCGGTCTCTTTGTCGTATTGGTGGCTGTCAGTGTCGTCAACGTCTATCCTCTACGAATGACTATCCGCAACGGAACCCACATCGAGCGGTTGTTTCAGGTGTTTATTATGTCGATCATCACAGGAATCACATTGGTTGTCACACTCAACCAACTGGTTCTCTCTCGCGAACTCGGGCCACTCGGCGAAAAGCGCAAGGAGATGTCGGATGCAATGAGCTTTCGTCAATATATCGAGGAGCTCACTGGATCAGTCGTTCCTCCCGAACCTGCCTCGTTTATGCAGGTGTTCATGCGGTTGAGCAGGGACCGGGCGGACAGCCTTCAAGAAGCAACAAAGGGCAATTCCGATGACGAATTCCGCGACAGCGTGACGGCACTCAGTGACCAGATACGAATACAGGCAGACGAGGCCGAGGATCAACTCTCTGATGCACAGTTCGGCGGATTTGAGGTGATCCCAGCGATCTTGAACTATGACTATTCATGGAAAATATACTCGGCACGACGGCTTCGTTCCGAACACGCAGAATCGATAAGCGAGAGTGAGCGGGATGCATTCGACGAGCTCATTCAGGTATTGACTCTCTTCGCCCCGGCTCGTGAACACTTCAAGACGCTCTATTTCAGGCGAGAGCTGGTGGATTTCTCGCGAAACATGCTCTATGCCGGTATTCCTGCCCTCGCAATCACAATATTGGGACTGGTGTATTTCGACCCAAACTCGTTTGTTGGATCGACGCTGGGAATTGCGAATCTCGTGTTCGCCATCAGTGCGGCGGTTGCCATCGCATCTCTGCCGTTTTTCTTGCTCGTAGCGTACATCCTCCGGCTTGGTACGATTGCCCAGCGAACGCTCGCCATCGGCCCGTTCATTCTCCGAAAGTCACAACGATCCGATGAGATCGGGACTGGTGAGAACCAATGAACCGACCTACGAAGACCGGTCACCGCTCGCTCAGTCGGCGTCGAGTGCTTGGCCTCCTCGGCGCAGGTGTTTCGTTCGGAGTTGCCGGATGTAGCACTGGGAATGGGAAGGCGAATTATCAGGAGAGAGAAGACGTCGACCTCCCGACGACCAGCGGCGCGAACACATCGAACGCGAGTGCAGCGAACGCCGCAGCGGCTCGTGCCCAGCTCGAAAGTGATAGTTACGCAGTTGAGCTTGATGCCTTGGAACTTCGAGATCATGAAATGTCCGTTCGGGATGATTATCGAGGTGCAGTGGTGCAGGGGAGTGTCGAAAACACCAGCCGCCAGTCGGTCAAACTGATCGAGGTTCGTGCACGGGTCTACAACAGCGACGGTGACCAGCTGGGTCGATATCTCGATAGCACATACGATGTCGCTGCGGGTTCGACCTGGGAATTCGAAATCATCGTTCTCGAAAGCCCAAGCGACATCGCCTCATATGATATAGCGGTTCTTGGCTCGTTGGGGTAACTATGTTGCTGTTTCGTTGAGAGCCGGCAATTCGATTCGATAGAAACGATAGTCTTGATTAGTAGCACACGGTAGACATATAGCCAATCTCAGTGAGGAGTTTCGAGGAAGGCTTCGTCCTGCCGAGTATTTCGTATATTTTTTATTGAGTTAGTTCTCAGCGCTGGGAGCTCCGCAGGATGAATGGCCCGATAGCGAGGGTACGTTTTGCGATCGTCGCCACGCGTGCAATGTAGGAGATTAGGAGGAGGAAGGGCAGGCAGGTGACGACGAACGCGATGGAGGTCACCCAGACGAGCACCGAGACCCCGAGGACGACCCCCGAGAGCGAACTTCCACCGAGGAAGGTCGTCATGAACCCGGCAACGATCAGCGCCGGCACTGAGAGGTAGAGGATGTTTTGGGAGAGGCTGATGAGCTCCCACTCGAAGTAGAGGGTCTTGATGTGCTCGCGAGCTGGCCCGAACATCGTGAGTATTGTCTTGAGCTCGTCGAGCGCCTGGAAGGTTTCCTCGGAAGCGTCGTCCTGGTAGTCGTCAGCAATGCGTTCGGTTTGGAATACCTTCCAACTGTAGTTGTAGTTGAGCGCACCGGAGAGGACGGTATATGACCCGAATGACTGGTCTTCGAGTTCGCTTGAGACCGTATCGGCGTTCTCGATCAGGCTGTTGGTGAATTCGTCCACCTCGCCTCGGAGATCCTCATTGTCGCTACTAGCCACGGCTTCTCGAAGCTTTTCGGCGCGGTCCTTACTTTCGAGGATCAGCGCTCGAAGGAATGCCGATGGGTCAGCGGGTGAGGGGGCTCCGGTGAGTTCTTCGGTGTAGTCCCGGAAGTCCATGGTATTACTCATGCGCTCACGCTGCTCGCCGAGTGGACCATTCTCTTGGCTAATTACGATTTGAGTGATCGTCAACACAAGCGTGACGCCGGTGATGATCGCCGAGATCATCGTCGAGAACAGCGTCTCAATGGTATCCGCAGTCAAGGCGTCGGTAAGGAGATATTGGTAGAAGTAAGTCCCACCGAGGACGAACACCCCGAAGATCAAAAGGCCCAGCAGGCTCGTTACGGCTAATCGGTGACCGCTGAGGAACAGCCAGACTTTGAGACGGCTCTCTCCCGAGCGCTCGCGCATTGTGTTCGCAGTCCCAATGTCCTCGGTGCTCTCCTGGTCGAGCTCAGTATCTTCCTCTTGGGTATCGATAGTATCGGCGGCGTCGCTCATTGAGAATCCGTTGATTCCCCGCGTGGCCGCTTGAGGACGAGAAACTTGGTGCCTCCACCAGTGTATTCGATAGTACTGACGAGTTCCCAACCCTCCGCTCCGAGTTGGTTGAGTTCCTGAATAGGGTCGCTCGCCTCTTTCTTGGTCGCTTCTCGCGGTGGGCGAAGCGTGTAGTATTCATACTCCGATGGTTGGTCCG
It encodes the following:
- a CDS encoding FxLYD domain-containing protein, which encodes MLGLLGAGVSFGVAGCSTGNGKANYQEREDVDLPTTSGANTSNASAANAAAARAQLESDSYAVELDALELRDHEMSVRDDYRGAVVQGSVENTSRQSVKLIEVRARVYNSDGDQLGRYLDSTYDVAAGSTWEFEIIVLESPSDIASYDIAVLGSLG
- a CDS encoding DUF4177 domain-containing protein, whose protein sequence is MTTDQPSEYEYYTLRPPREATKKEASDPIQELNQLGAEGWELVSTIEYTGGGTKFLVLKRPRGESTDSQ